AAGTgtaaatcataatcatcaagacaTTCTGCACGAGAAAGTGCTCTTTATTATATAGATAGATAATGATATGGTTATATGAGGTTAATACAAAATTGTGATGAAACACTTGAGTTATACTTGAAACCAACAATTGCACTCATCAGGTTCCAAGTTGACTCAATCTTTTACCTGACATTTGCTGAATTCATCTGATGCTCATTTTGGTATCATTTAACTCAGCAATTTACTGGCTAATTTGGACTACAAACTTCATTGAATTTGAAAACTCTATGTTTTATTTTATGTACTAGGAAAACCAATACTTTCAGCTCCAGTGTAAGACTGTAAGCAAAGGGTTTACAATTGAAAATCGCACTGTTtatataatttatgatttatgatAGGGCTCTGTATCAAGTTAGTTGAGTCctatgtgttatatatatatgtgtgtgtgtatatatatatatatatatatatatatatatgtatatatatatatatacacatatatacacatatatatacatatatatatatatatatacacacatatatatatatatatacatatataaatattggaAAGCAACATATGTACTAGCCTGAAGTTCAAGCTCCAAGACAGCAAGTTCATTTTTGAACTTGGCTATTGCATCCTCTTCCATAAGCAACTGCAGCATCACACACAAAAGGGTCATAAGTGATTGAAACATACCCAAGGTCTCCATGACTATTACTGAAATCATGAAAACATAGAAAAGATAATATCAGTAAATACATATTATACTGTTTCAACAATTTAAACCAATCCATTATAATTATATTGGCAGTCAGAGAAATATCAAATTTTGAGAACcatcatcatcaatatcaaacCATAAATCCTAACCGTTTAGAGAcaagctacatggatcttttcttATAATTATGCTCAGTAAAGTGTCCATGGCAACATAAATATTCAAACTAAGTGCCATCAAGATCACTTTGTCATCCCACTCGTCCCCACAGTAGTCCAAGATATACTAGCTGCTGACATGCTTTATATCTAAACAAACTGTAACCAAAAGAAGGTACTTAACTAACCAAGAGCAATACAGCTGTGCTCCAATGAGCATCATCCAAAAACCAATAATAAAGCCTTTGAAAGTCCTTTTCAACAAATGTGAACCGTATAATGAAGAACCAACTAAAAAACATCAAAAATCCCCTTTCAACAATTGCAAATCTGTAGAGCCACATTCAATATTATTAACGGTATCCATAGTTCAGATATAAATTAACCATCAAAATTGAAGATTTCTCATTAAATAGATACTTTGGCATTAAACTGGAATAATGGGCTATTAGGATAAAGTTGATATATGCATCAAATTTTATGCTTGAATTTTGAATCTTGGATTCTAAGGCTTTATATTGATGCTGTGTTATACAACAAGAACAGAACAAATAATTCGTTAAGACCTGTCTTTTGAGAAATCTGTTGTATTGATTAGCTTCGCTGAGTTTCTTCAAAAGCTTTTTTCTTTCAGTGTCAACCAGCAGTGCCTTCAACTGTCAGTCAATAGCATAATTTGTCATAACCACTTAAAATATGCCATCTGCataaaaattcatatattttatgAAGCAAGCTAATAGCAGAGAAGTTACAATTACATACATATAATGAGGGTAGATAACAAAATAGTAATGGGTGGTGGTACAATTTTTATAGTATGTATACTTGTTGGTTAAAAAAGAATAACATCATCACTGCAATCAGGTAAATAGCAGTTGCTACTTGAGATGAAGAGATTGCAATTTGCAAGTGGATAAGATGTTCAATAAATTAGACATAATATAATCAATTACAAACCTAGTGAATTGTTAATGCTTAAAATTGGATATTAGTTGATAATACATTATGCAGGGTACTCTTCCATTCACCAATTATGGAACAACTGCTGAAATACTAAGTCAAAAGTGAACTGTGACGGAAACAGGAGGGCTGATTGAGGTAAGGGAAGACCAGCATTAAAGACTCGAAGAGCTCCTTCCCCTCTGTTAGGTAAGTTCtactgcttttctttttcttcttttaaactGCACTAAAGAGTCCATAACATGgggcaaaaaaaatatttaattaaaaacccAGAAAAATTGAAAAATTATGTTCAACTTATTAAATAAGTAACAAATAAGTGATTTATATGTGAAAATTGTGCCAAAATTCATGGAAAGATAATGGTTAAGCTTTAGAGTCAAGGCATAAAGGAGGCACATATTTTATcctttatattattataaaaagttGAGATCATTGACATATGGATTTGAAAATAGCTTATACATAGGACTACCTAATTATTATAAAGTAAACATGCCTCAGAGAACCAACTATCCACTTATGTATGAGTCCAGTATGTAAGAATTAAGATTGTGTTTGATTTGTTTCCTGGTCATGTTAGTATTCATTATTAAAGGAATCATCCATTAGGGTTTTAAATTAGATACAGTCTTGAACCTTGACCAGCATGGAGACTAGCCTTGCATTTAGTTGCCTGAAAGAGGGAAGATAATGTAGCTAACGAGAAGAGTAGAAAACATCAGTTAGACATTTATTCTCATTAAAAGGAAAGATGATATACAGATTAAATACCTCATCAGACTTCAACTTTTGTGGCAAGACCTCCTCAGAAGAATCAGTTGGCACAGTGTCATCAATATCACTTATGTTTTCCACCTCTGATAACGAGGAAGGCTCCTCACCCAAGCTTATGGAAAAGGCCCTTGAAGATTTACGTCCATAAAAGCATGATTTTGCAGGGTATATCTTACTAAAATATGCATGACATTCTCGATAACAAGCAGAACGCTGACGTGAATATGCCAGTCTTCTTGGGACTGTCCATAATCTATCTGATGGATTACATAGAACTGTGTGATTTTGCACCAGCTCCAACTTTCTTCAGTGCAACAAATACACACACCAAGCCAATAAAAATGGAATCAGTAGAATGATTCAATAAAATTGATAACCATTTTAAAAACCAAAATTAATAAAGTAAACTATGTCAAATATTACTGAATCGATTTAGACTGATTTAGTTTACTATTATGAAGCAATATAAAGTAGATGCATGCTGTCCATTTTTACATTTTTAATGAAAGAATAGAGTGTTCAAACACTGACTTTAATTACTTGCCtaaaagaagatagaaaaaaatATGACTTCTATAAGCTAGTTATTTCAGTAAAAGATACTTCACCTTATAAAGTTTGTCTTTAAGCACTCCATGACAAGGGACCTACACAACCAATAGGAAGCAACATTTAACTTTCAAAAGTAAAAGCTTGTTCAAGTGATCTATTGAAGGCCAATGTTAATTACAAGCTATTTATTAATATAGGCACTAAAGTAATTGTACACCATTTATGTATGTCTATGCAAGGGTATATAAATTACTACTATTATGTCAAAAGATAAAACAGTGCGAGTTAATATCCTTCAGAAAGAATTGCAGCCACAGTATACATGACCaaatatcaataatatagaaCCTGAAGTCAGCTAGCATATCTCATTTAGAAAAAATAAAGTCATATGCCATCTATAACATTAGAGGATTGAAATTTCAATTCTCAAGACCTATATCAATTAAATGTTTGCATTTCAATTATATATAACATATCTTCAGATGTAAATATGTATAAACATACATGCAGATTTCCTGTACATTCCGAGTATCTGCACCTCTGTGCATTCTTGTATGCAAGTGAAATGAGGCAGAGTGAGATTAAGCCAACCTGATTTGGTGACAATATAAAACAACCAACCTAACAATAAGAAGACAACAAGTCATAATGCTACATTGATTTGAGGGCACAGCCATCAACCTGTTGGTATAACATTCAAACTGCTAAATTGGTTTTCATTGTTTTGTTAACCAAAGTGATTAACAGCAATTATACTTTACACAGGAAAGTCCCAATGAAAAAGGTACAAAATCAAATTCATAATTATATCAACATAAATATGTATTAAACACATATTTATGCATGCACATGTTTATATTTCCATGTATACATTTCATTATGATATTTACCGAATGACTCACAACTGAAGCTTTTTACCCATCTACTATTACCTCGAACCCTTCTCTAGTTACTTCCTATTTTGCATCTTCCTCATCATTTGAAGCATTTATTATGAGAACCATATTAAGTAACTAAATACTAAGGCTATCACATGCCTGCGTCTAGTTTGACATCTTTCTGAAATTTGTCACTAGTTAATTCATGTACTCAcatcaattaattatattatttcagCGGTTCAACACATTCAACTTTAAGATGGCTTAGTCATTTCTGGAAGTTCCAGAAGGATTCATGGCAAACTAATGGAGAACGTGTAGTAAACGGAGCAAACCCCGTTTCCCTCGCGTTTTATAAAGTTTTAACAGAAAGCTGTTGTGGGTGGACTGACGTGGCCTGCTCCGGGTAAAAatactaatatattttttcccttttcttattcaccttcttttctttttttctttttttccttcctcGTCTGCTCATCTCCTCCGCTCCCCTCCCACAACAACCACGTCGTCGGCCACCAGAACCCATCGCTCCCTCTTCCTCCCTTCACCGTCAGCTCCTATCGCCGGGCCCTTCCCCTTCCACCACCACAACGTCTGCTAGCCCTCATGTTCTCACCCTCCACTACTGCCGCCGCCACCTCCTCCATGGCATCTACACCGGCCGTCGCCCGATCGATCTTTCCATCTCGAATCTAGAGAtgcaagaaggaggttgataGGGGAGGAGGCGACAGCGGTGATAGAAGGAGGTGCGGGGAAGACGTggtgaagaaaaaaggaaaaccaCGTTGCAATTGTCAGGTAAGTTAAGATCGGGGCTTACCGGAGAAGGCAAGAGTGAGAGAGACTGTCTGCAACGCGGTGCGATCAGAAGAAGACTGCTCGTCGCTGGAGAAGTGTCACCCGAGCAGAGGAGAAGGGTGTCGTGTTATCGAGATGGGGTTCGGTTGTTAAAGAAAGTACAGTTCGTCGTGGACCGTCCGATCGATGCGCAATTCTCAGATCTTAAGATTGGCATATTCGTAAATACTTGAATAAATTTTTCCATCGACATTAATCCAATAACTACTAGCATAGCGGTCGAAGGCATTCGGATTTAATATGTGGTTAAGATTGATCACCATAAAATTAAGACCATGAGAGAAGACCTCCCACGCCACGTACAAATCATGAATACAATTCCTGCGGAATAAGATAAAACACATCCCAACCGTCACAAAACAATAAAAAATGCTGATCATCCCATGCTCCGTACCGATCATGAATACAATTCCTGTGACATAAAAGAGAACCAGGAAACCTGGGCAAGTGATTTGAAGTGAAATCCAAAAGCAAACAATATATGGGATTAGGATCGACAAGGTGATAATACCACATCGAACTGATGTAAAAACATATGCGCAAACAACAGACACAAGCCACATTGATAAATTTGTGGACAAATTTATCAACATACAAGAAACAGGTTAAAGCATAAATTGACATCCAACATACAAGAAACGAAGGTGATTGAAGCGAAGTAAGCTGGCAATAATATTATTCAAGTAGTAGATGGTCTATCCATCACTAGTGTTACATTTACGGACTAGAATGCTCTTTGATTGGCCGAAGGAAGATTTGCAAACAGCTTACACTTCCGTTACGTAGCACTAGACTTGTGACTAAGATTAACTAACTGAAGAAAACTGTGCTGAAAGCTGTAAGGGCCACGAAGCATAGAGTATAAAACCTTTCAGATCAGAGGCCAAAGAACCCAAGCTCGCTGGCTCTCTCCTTCTCAAAGGTCTCAAAGTATTGATATATGATCGTAACAGCAAGCAGGATTCCGGTTCCAGAACCAATTGCGCCCATAAAATCTGCTAGAACAGTCAATGCACCAATGCACATGCCACCAAAAGCTGCTGCAGTTGGGATGTACCTGTTCAGTTCCTTCTGCAAATTTGATTCTCGATGGCCGGGCATTACCATTTGTTGTTCCTGTGAAAAACCAAGGTCAGGAACCAAGTTAGAACTCCAGAGACATGACATTAGACTTCAAAATTTTATACCgcttccaattctgaattctcatCTATGTACAGTTGCTTAGATGGCTATAATGGCAGTAGCATCCATTTATTGCTTAGATATTGAGTGATTAGAGATCAAGTTTCACCAATGAGATTGAATATCAGTATTCTAGAGACAGCTGCTCAAGTAATTAAAGCTATACATAGAACAGGAGCAAAAACCAAAGAAACCTGATGTAGCTATCTTTTGGCAGTGAGAAAGGACAAAAATCAAAAGCATGGTCTGGTTGGTTCATATCCCCAAGTTAAATAGAAAAAGGAAAGTCAATTTGGAAAAAGCGGCAAGTTCCAAAACATAAAAGGACGATGAGAGTGATTGGATGAGCTTTTAGGCAGCAACAAAATTGAGTTTTATGGAGTATTGTTATCTAACGGATAACACTGCTACACAATGCATCATGTTCAGAGAATTGTACTTGTTCAAGGGATAATGTTGGAAGAAATTTATTGAGTATCAAGTGCAATTAATGACGAATATAGAAGCCC
This DNA window, taken from Musa acuminata AAA Group cultivar baxijiao chromosome BXJ3-7, Cavendish_Baxijiao_AAA, whole genome shotgun sequence, encodes the following:
- the LOC135643478 gene encoding protein PTST, chloroplastic-like isoform X1, with amino-acid sequence MECLKTNFIRKLELVQNHTVLCNPSDRLWTVPRRLAYSRQRSACYRECHAYFSKIYPAKSCFYGRKSSRAFSISLGEEPSSLSEVENISDIDDTVPTDSSEEVLPQKLKSDELKALLVDTERKKLLKKLSEANQYNRFLKRQLLMEEDAIAKFKNELAVLELELQTLVSLAEEIANSGVQPDSRKINGRYIQSHLLARLEAIHGKVKEQIKDVDTLKFEVSLFWVGMAESVHVMGSFDGWTQGEEMSPEYTGDYARFSATLKLRPGRYEIKFLVDGEWKLSPDFPTIGEGIMQNNLLVVEQNN
- the LOC135643478 gene encoding protein PTST, chloroplastic-like isoform X2, with amino-acid sequence MECLKTNFIRKLELVQNHTVLCNPSDRLWTVPRRLAYSRQRSACYRECHAYFSKIYPAKSCFYGRKSSRAFSISLGEEPSSLSEVENISDIDDTVPTDSSEEVLPQKLKSDELKALLVDTERKKLLKKLSEANQYNRFLKRQLLMEEDAIAKFKNELAVLELELQTLVSLAEEIANSGVQPDSRKINGRYIQSHLLARLEAIHGKVKEQIKDVDTLKFEVSLFWVGMAELI